TGTGACTTGCTCTAGCCGCACGTCTGCGGGCAAAGGCGCAATCTTCACCGCGAGTCGTGCCGGAAACATAACCATAAGCGCAATGAAATAAACAACGCCCAACCAAATAATCAGCTTTAACTTCATGAAGCAGTTCTCACTTGCAAACGACGTACTCGCACAATACCGGGTTCGTTCGTTTCTGATACATCGACGGACTCCACGATCACACCACTTTGCTCAAGCGTATCAATGAATTGCAGAACTGCGTCGAAACTCACTTCGTCGAATACGAGTACACGCGCGTCGTTTTGGCTCTGCACACGCGTGATTTGCATTTCAAGCGTTGCCGCCGTGCGGTTCAGCAACCCGGGTAATGACTCAGCGCTAGTAACAACTTGTTGTTCAGCATTGTCCGAAGCTCTGAGAGCTTGAATACGGGCCGCTTGTTGCTGTATGTAGAGCGCTTGGTTACTTGCATTCTGTAGGCGTAACTCGGCACTTAAAACACCTTGCTGAAGAGGCTGCCAACCCCCAAACCACGCAACACAGATCGCGAGTAATGCACCTAACCCTTGCAATAG
This genomic interval from Idiomarinaceae bacterium HL-53 contains the following:
- a CDS encoding general secretion pathway protein M, whose amino-acid sequence is MSRSLLSPALQAKLQPKLQQLRVKWQALQPRERVLLQGLGALLAICVAWFGGWQPLQQGVLSAELRLQNASNQALYIQQQAARIQALRASDNAEQQVVTSAESLPGLLNRTAATLEMQITRVQSQNDARVLVFDEVSFDAVLQFIDTLEQSGVIVESVDVSETNEPGIVRVRRLQVRTAS